One Limnochordia bacterium genomic window, GTATCTCTCTTACTATTACTAAGAACACCTAGTAAGACCCGTAAACTTCTTACTCATACTTGCTGCCCTGTTTTGGATAGTCTGTCCAAAGGACCCGGTTTCTTTCAGGGAGTTTGGTTGGCGGTTGTCCCAGACTAAGCACATGGGCTATCGATTCTTTACTTACGGACTACTTGGATGGACAATGGAAATTGTGTGGACTGGTTTGGGTTCCTTCTTGCGCGGCGAGTGGCAACTGGTGGGTAGGACCTATCTGTGGATGCTCCCCATTTACGGACTAGGAATTGTTTTGGAACCTATTCATGATCGGATTCGTCATCTGCCGTGGTATCTGCGAGGATTGGTTTGGGTTGGTGCCATCTTCGGCGTGGAAGCAATCACAGGCACAATCTTGAGGGTAACAGTTGGTATCTGTCCTTGGGATTACAGTCGTACATCTTATTCGGCTTTGGGGGGAGCAGTCCGGCTCGACTACGCCCCCCTCTGGTTTGGAGTAGGTCTTGGATTTGAGAGACTCCATGACTTTCTAGACCAAGTCAGAGTCTTGCTTCGGCCCTAGTTCATGCACCTTAATAAAATTAGTGCCCACCGGTGTACTACCGCCGACCCCCGCAGTGACAGCCACAAGATCGCCCCTTGAGGCAATACCAAGCTCACAGGTCCTTTGAGCGCTAAGCTCAATGACAGTATCGGTATCCTGAGCAAAATCGACAATACGGGGGAATACACCCCATACTAGGGAGAGCTTCCTAGCTACCTTGACCGAAGGAGTTGTGGCTACAATCGGAGTCTTGGGTCGGAAACGGGCCACCTTCCTTGCGGTACTACCTGAACGGGTGGAAGAAATAATCGCCTTTAATCCCAACTCATAGGCCGTCACACAGGTAGCATGACAAATGGCATCGGCAACAGTTAGGGAGGTCTGGGCTGCCCGTTTATCTAGGATCTCCTTATAGGGCAATGCCACATCGGCGCGGTCAGCAATGGAGCGCATCATCTGCACCACTTCCAAGGGATACTTGCCCACCGCAGTCTCCCCAGAAAGCATCACCGCATCGGTGCCGTCGAAAATAGCATTGGCAACATCAGCAACCTCAGCCCGGGTAGGTCGGGGATTTCGCACCATAGAATCGAGCATTTGGGTGGCGGTAATCACTGGCTTCCCCGCCTCATTGCACCGGCTAATGATCAGTTTCTGTAGGAGGGGAACCTCCTCAGTAGGTAATTCGATACCCATATCACCCCGCGCGACCATAATACCATCAGCAGCATCGATAATCTCCCCGATATTCTCAATACCCTGCATGTTCTCGATCTTGGCAATGACATCAATGTCCCCTTCGAGACTATCCAAAAGCCTTTTTACCGCCAGTGCATCCTCCGCCCGCCGGGTAAAGGAAAGGGCAATAAAATCCACGTTAAGCTCACAGGCAAAACGGATATCTTCAATATCTTTCTCGGTAAGAGAGGGCAGGTCAATGCGGATCCCCTGTAGGCTTACACCCTGTCTGCTTTTTAGGATCCCGCCGGTCGTAACAGAGCAGACTAGCTCACCTTCACTGATCTCCTGCACTACAAGTTCAATCATTCCATCATCAATGAAAACCACTGTGCCTGGTGTTACATCGGTAAGAAGGGAAGGATAAAGCACTGATACACGTCTACTATCCCCAACAATCGGTTCCGGGGTCAGGCGAAAGGTCTGACCCTTTCCCAGGATAATCGGCTCTTTCACTTCACCGGTGCGGATCTTGGGACCTTGGATATCAAACATAACACCGATATGTACATCGAGTTCACTAGCCGCACGGCGCACGTTCTCAACCCTTTTTCTGTGTTCATCATGGGTGCCGTGGGACAGGTTTAGTCGGGCTACGTTCATACCATACCGAACCAGATCATAAATTATCTCGTAGTCCTCGGAAGCCGGTCCGAGGGTACACACAATCTTTGTTTTTCTTTTAGCTCGCTGC contains:
- a CDS encoding putative ABC transporter permease gives rise to the protein MGYRFFTYGLLGWTMEIVWTGLGSFLRGEWQLVGRTYLWMLPIYGLGIVLEPIHDRIRHLPWYLRGLVWVGAIFGVEAITGTILRVTVGICPWDYSRTSYSALGGAVRLDYAPLWFGVGLGFERLHDFLDQVRVLLRP
- the pyk gene encoding pyruvate kinase, whose protein sequence is MVNSFLLQRAKRKTKIVCTLGPASEDYEIIYDLVRYGMNVARLNLSHGTHDEHRKRVENVRRAASELDVHIGVMFDIQGPKIRTGEVKEPIILGKGQTFRLTPEPIVGDSRRVSVLYPSLLTDVTPGTVVFIDDGMIELVVQEISEGELVCSVTTGGILKSRQGVSLQGIRIDLPSLTEKDIEDIRFACELNVDFIALSFTRRAEDALAVKRLLDSLEGDIDVIAKIENMQGIENIGEIIDAADGIMVARGDMGIELPTEEVPLLQKLIISRCNEAGKPVITATQMLDSMVRNPRPTRAEVADVANAIFDGTDAVMLSGETAVGKYPLEVVQMMRSIADRADVALPYKEILDKRAAQTSLTVADAICHATCVTAYELGLKAIISSTRSGSTARKVARFRPKTPIVATTPSVKVARKLSLVWGVFPRIVDFAQDTDTVIELSAQRTCELGIASRGDLVAVTAGVGGSTPVGTNFIKVHELGPKQDSDLV